One genomic window of Cololabis saira isolate AMF1-May2022 chromosome 3, fColSai1.1, whole genome shotgun sequence includes the following:
- the LOC133440497 gene encoding zinc finger protein 665-like, with protein MTHRRIHTGDKPFRCHQCGVAFTTSGGLRYHQHIHTGDKPFRCDQCGVAFTQQGYLKIHQRIHTGDKPFRCDQCGAAFTRQRDLKIHQRIHTGEKPFRCDQCGAAFTRQSDLKIHQRIHTGDKPFRCDQCGAAFTQQGTLRSHQRIHTGDKPFRCDQCGAAFTRSSHLKRHQRIHTGDKPFRCDQCGAAFTTSGGLRTHQRIHTGEKPFRCDQCGAAFTQQSNLKIHQRIHTGDKPFRCDQCGAAFTQQGTLRSHQRIHTGDKPFRCDQCGAAFTTLSLLKIHQRIHTGDKPFKCDQCGAAFTRQSDLKIHQRIHTGDKPFSCDQCGAAFTTSSYLKRHQHIHTGDKPFRCDQCGAAFTRQSNLKRHQRIHTGDKPFRCDQCGAAFTQQCHLRTHQRIHTGDKL; from the exons ATGACTCAccgacgtattcacactggagataaaccattcagatgtCATCAGTGTGGAgtagcttttaccacatcaggtggTTTAAGGTACCACCAgcatattcacactggagataaaccgttcagatgtgatcagtgtggagtagcttttacccaacaaggttatctaaagattcaccaacgtattcacactggagataaaccgttcag atgtgatcagtgtggagcagcttttaccagacaAAGGgatctaaagattcaccaacgtattcacactggagagaaaccattcagatgtgatcagtgtggagcagcttttaccagacaAAGTgatctaaagattcaccaacgtattcacactggagataaacctttcagatgtgatcagtgtggagcagcttttacccaacaaggtactctaaggagtcaccaacgtattcacactggtgataaaccgttcagatgtgatcagtgcggagcagcttttaccagatcAAGTCACCTAAagagacaccaacgtattcacactggagataaaccgttcaggtgtgatcagtgtggagcagcttttaccacatcaggtggTTTAAGGACCcaccagcgtattcacactggagaaaaaccattcagatgtgatcagtgtggagcagcttttacccaacaaagtaatctaaagattcaccaacgtattcacactggagataaacctttcagatgtgatcagtgtggagcagcttttacccaacaaggtactctaaggagtcaccaacgtattcacactggtgataaaccgttcagatgtgatcagtgtggggcagcttttaccacattaAGTCtcctaaagattcaccaacgtattcacactggagataaaccatttaaatgtgatcagtgtggagcagcttttaccagacaAAGTgatctaaagattcaccaacgtattcacactggagataaaccattcagttgtgatcagtgtggggcagcttttaccacatcaagttaCCTCAAGAGACACCAacatattcacactggagataaaccgttcagatgtgatcagtgtggagcagcttttaccagacaAAGTAACCTAAagagacaccaacgtattcacactggagataaaccgttcagatgtgatcagtgtggagcagcttttacccaacaatgtcatctaaggactcaccaacgtattcacactggagataaactctAA